One window of uncultured Methanoregula sp. genomic DNA carries:
- a CDS encoding glycosyltransferase family 2 protein, which produces MMDSDPGNQYPLDVSVILPALDEEQTIGECIKKILAVFQDHAITGEIIVSDASTDRTAEIARSMGAVVIHPVKKGYGNAYLEAFPHAHGRFIILGDADNTYDFSEIPKLIAPLKTGADFVIGSRFKGTIHPGAMTPLHRYIGNPLLTRMLNIVFQTRFSDTHSGFRAITREALDRLPIKTGGMEFASEMLVMASKEHLKIAEVPIDYYPRITPSKLHSFADGWRHIRFVLLMKPLPFVAIPGLLFSLIGVLLMAFFYLQGNVESAHLHTFILGAILIMGGLQVVLTGFLMKTYSVIHGYETKTGIIVRIMNYGNLEKFLLLGSVLLFAGILLGINILIHWFSVSFGILSEISTAIIALVFIVAGLQVVLFAVFQSMMLLNENNGHG; this is translated from the coding sequence ATGATGGATTCAGATCCCGGCAACCAGTACCCGCTTGACGTATCAGTAATACTCCCAGCTCTCGACGAAGAACAAACTATTGGCGAGTGCATTAAAAAAATCCTGGCTGTGTTCCAGGACCATGCCATCACGGGGGAGATCATCGTCTCGGATGCATCGACCGATCGCACGGCGGAGATCGCCCGGTCGATGGGTGCAGTTGTCATCCATCCGGTAAAAAAAGGATATGGAAATGCCTATCTTGAGGCCTTCCCCCACGCTCATGGCAGATTTATCATCCTCGGAGATGCCGATAACACCTACGACTTTTCCGAGATCCCAAAACTCATCGCGCCATTGAAAACCGGTGCCGATTTTGTCATCGGATCGCGGTTCAAGGGAACCATCCATCCCGGGGCCATGACCCCGCTCCACCGGTATATCGGCAACCCGCTTCTCACCCGGATGCTCAACATTGTCTTCCAGACCCGGTTCTCCGATACCCATAGCGGGTTCCGGGCAATCACCCGCGAGGCACTTGACCGGCTGCCGATCAAAACCGGTGGCATGGAGTTCGCCTCCGAGATGCTGGTCATGGCCTCAAAAGAACACCTGAAGATCGCTGAAGTGCCCATCGACTACTACCCGCGGATAACCCCCTCGAAACTCCACAGCTTTGCGGATGGCTGGCGCCACATCCGGTTTGTTCTCCTTATGAAACCGCTCCCGTTCGTGGCAATTCCGGGGCTCCTCTTTTCCCTGATCGGGGTTTTGCTGATGGCATTTTTTTATCTCCAGGGCAATGTGGAATCTGCTCACCTGCATACGTTCATTCTCGGGGCAATACTGATCATGGGTGGCCTTCAGGTCGTTCTTACTGGATTCCTGATGAAGACCTACTCCGTCATCCATGGATATGAAACAAAAACCGGCATCATTGTGCGGATCATGAATTATGGCAATCTTGAAAAATTCCTCCTGCTGGGATCGGTTTTACTCTTTGCCGGTATCCTCCTCGGCATCAATATTCTCATTCACTGGTTTTCGGTGAGTTTTGGTATTCTTTCAGAGATTTCAACTGCAATTATTGCGCTGGTGTTTATTGTTGCCGGCCTGCAGGTTGTCCTCTTTGCCGTGTTCCAGAGTATGATGCTCCTCAACGAGAACAATGGTCACGGCTAG
- a CDS encoding glycosyltransferase family 2 protein: MIAIIPAFNEELAIGSVVLRTIPFVNHVIVADDGSHDMTSFIAEHAGAEVVRLSKNHGKAYAVMRGFDRARQLGADIVVMLDGDGQHHPEEIPSLIAPILKDDADLVIGSRFLNDVNSIPAYRKLGQKTLNTLTKFASSYKATDSQSGFRALNSAALNGFSIEPSGYDIESVMISYLSDKGFRIIEVPIQCNYAIPNTHKKNFLSHGMAVLSNLVGIIGYRRPLISFGIPGIILILIGFYFAFWAVSEYATYKLFPYSLTAVSGVFLLIGLLSINTALILNSIVQLMQHSTKK, from the coding sequence GTGATCGCCATCATTCCGGCATTTAATGAGGAACTTGCCATCGGCAGCGTTGTACTGAGAACAATACCGTTTGTGAACCATGTGATTGTCGCCGATGACGGGTCTCACGATATGACAAGTTTTATCGCAGAACATGCAGGTGCTGAGGTTGTCCGGCTTTCAAAAAATCACGGTAAGGCATATGCGGTGATGCGGGGATTTGACCGTGCACGTCAGCTTGGTGCAGACATTGTTGTCATGCTTGACGGAGACGGGCAGCATCACCCGGAGGAGATCCCCAGCCTTATAGCCCCGATTCTTAAAGATGATGCGGATCTTGTCATCGGATCCCGGTTCCTGAATGACGTGAACAGCATCCCGGCATACCGGAAACTTGGTCAGAAGACATTGAACACATTGACAAAATTTGCATCCTCATACAAAGCAACCGATTCGCAATCGGGATTCAGGGCATTAAACTCTGCAGCGCTCAACGGTTTTTCGATTGAACCCTCGGGATATGATATAGAATCGGTGATGATCTCCTATTTGTCAGACAAAGGATTTCGAATAATTGAGGTACCGATCCAGTGTAATTATGCAATCCCAAATACGCATAAAAAGAATTTTCTCTCGCATGGAATGGCTGTTCTTTCCAATCTTGTGGGGATTATCGGGTACCGGAGGCCGTTGATATCATTCGGGATTCCCGGAATTATCCTGATCTTGATAGGGTTTTACTTTGCGTTTTGGGCAGTGTCAGAATATGCTACCTATAAATTATTCCCGTATTCATTGACGGCGGTGAGTGGAGTTTTTCTTCTTATCGGGCTGTTGTCAATCAATACTGCTCTCATCCTCAATTCGATCGTACAGTTGATGCAACATTCCACGAAAAAATAA
- a CDS encoding lysylphosphatidylglycerol synthase transmembrane domain-containing protein, with the protein MSRLPTKFIVRLSIGIILVILLLLFVSPSAVIQSLRSANPFFLIGAIVVYALAFIILTARWRLIVAHMGGNIPFGEAYQAFAGGVLYSDFTPGRIGDFSRAILVQERIGIHKGTVSVFVDRYIDIIVLTGLGIIALVIYSSRFASILPILALIVLLVVFAGVTALFLQNSWVFSLMKKIPFLNIPEFASHLQDALLELRDGKKVIAEGTVLTVLAWVTHALRIILITMSLGYTLPLPDIFLILPLISALSIIPVTIAGLGLVEGGLMAVIAGYGVPLSAALSIAILDRGLTMLFHFVVGGRCAVKNILR; encoded by the coding sequence ATGTCCCGCCTTCCCACAAAATTTATCGTTCGTCTGAGCATCGGCATTATCCTCGTAATTTTATTGCTTCTTTTCGTATCGCCTTCTGCAGTAATCCAGTCACTGAGATCCGCGAATCCCTTTTTTCTCATAGGCGCAATTGTTGTCTATGCTCTTGCCTTCATCATCCTCACTGCACGCTGGCGGCTTATTGTCGCACACATGGGAGGCAATATTCCCTTTGGTGAAGCATACCAGGCATTTGCCGGTGGTGTCCTCTATTCAGACTTTACCCCCGGGCGTATTGGCGATTTCTCCCGGGCAATTCTGGTACAGGAGAGGATCGGCATTCACAAAGGAACGGTCTCGGTCTTCGTAGACCGGTACATTGACATCATCGTTCTGACAGGTCTGGGTATCATTGCCCTTGTCATTTACTCATCGCGCTTTGCGTCCATCCTGCCCATTCTCGCGCTCATCGTTCTCCTGGTAGTTTTCGCAGGAGTCACAGCATTGTTCCTCCAGAATTCCTGGGTATTTTCCCTGATGAAAAAGATCCCGTTTTTGAATATTCCGGAATTTGCATCGCATCTCCAGGATGCTCTCCTGGAATTGAGGGACGGGAAAAAAGTGATTGCTGAGGGGACTGTCCTTACGGTATTGGCCTGGGTTACTCATGCCCTTCGTATTATCCTTATAACAATGAGTCTTGGGTACACGCTTCCTCTTCCTGACATATTCCTGATACTTCCCCTTATCAGCGCACTTTCAATTATCCCGGTAACGATAGCCGGTCTTGGGCTGGTAGAGGGGGGATTGATGGCGGTTATTGCCGGGTATGGTGTTCCTTTGTCTGCTGCGCTGTCAATTGCGATATTGGACCGGGGTCTTACTATGCTCTTTCACTTTGTCGTGGGGGGACGATGTGCGGTAAAAAATATTCTCCGGTAA
- a CDS encoding glycosyltransferase family 39 protein, whose amino-acid sequence MVQRIIAFHSIDPSVYSSQLPVMHLTITSLSLFSGVNPLELFKFIIPPLSVIGLYAVYRFTQEISSSAKTAFFAGLLLLCGTPYLHWTTQGVRETLGIALFALALYVSFTAIQSHKRGYLFLSLLLICGLVLTHDLSSIMFLLVWIAISLTFIYLICNRDRIRTTSVYSLIIATTMVLFIVAWGLGRSIYGYSQFSGLMNTVSYSEYGIPLFILSLIVIYLLPLKIPDQIQMLQSIVNKILIRKNIIYAVFILGTLVGSGVVLNFVLGKSGFVLSYPLPMFFNGTCMIILALIGLYYFLETGRLHILAWIAALALLLVLSMSNMVPFVDPLRFMEFLYLPLAIIAAFGVTRVAELIGSPRFFSIIFASVVVVSIITSFPSVVFFGQPFEQYHPLYDNRNWVINHDVTEISAISWLKTNDAKGIIGTDSYVGYAARAILITDPLPVDSLYSFVRSQGYSHDADINSDNRYLIVISRMNKYLEFGAQWLKEKKSLEETDLRRINDDCNKLYDNGKAIIYSFSTPCCWIPPS is encoded by the coding sequence ATGGTTCAGCGGATCATTGCATTCCATTCCATTGATCCATCGGTCTATTCCTCTCAACTTCCGGTAATGCACCTCACCATCACGTCATTATCCCTTTTTTCCGGTGTAAATCCGCTCGAATTGTTCAAATTTATCATCCCTCCGCTTTCGGTTATTGGATTATATGCAGTCTACCGGTTTACCCAGGAGATCTCATCTTCCGCAAAAACTGCATTTTTTGCCGGCCTTCTCCTTCTCTGTGGAACACCTTACCTCCACTGGACTACGCAGGGTGTACGTGAAACGCTTGGGATTGCATTGTTTGCGCTGGCACTCTATGTCTCTTTTACCGCAATACAATCCCACAAAAGAGGATATCTTTTTCTCTCTCTCCTGCTGATTTGCGGGCTGGTCCTCACCCACGATCTGTCATCGATAATGTTTCTTTTGGTCTGGATTGCGATATCCCTGACTTTCATCTATCTTATATGCAACCGGGACAGGATTCGTACGACCAGCGTGTACTCACTTATCATTGCAACGACTATGGTCCTTTTTATCGTAGCATGGGGATTGGGGAGATCGATATATGGATATTCACAATTCAGTGGTTTGATGAATACCGTTTCGTATTCAGAGTACGGGATTCCTCTTTTTATCCTGAGTCTTATCGTTATCTACTTGCTCCCCCTGAAAATACCGGATCAGATCCAGATGCTGCAATCAATCGTGAATAAAATCCTTATCCGGAAAAATATCATCTATGCCGTTTTTATCCTAGGTACCCTCGTGGGCAGCGGGGTTGTGCTCAATTTTGTCCTGGGCAAATCCGGTTTTGTCCTCAGTTATCCCCTGCCAATGTTTTTCAACGGCACATGCATGATTATACTCGCGCTCATAGGGCTGTATTATTTCCTTGAGACAGGCCGTCTCCATATCCTTGCATGGATTGCAGCACTCGCGCTGCTTCTCGTTTTATCCATGAGCAACATGGTGCCATTTGTTGATCCCCTCCGGTTCATGGAATTCCTGTATCTCCCTCTCGCAATTATCGCAGCATTCGGGGTGACCCGGGTTGCAGAGTTAATCGGCTCACCACGGTTTTTCTCGATAATTTTCGCATCCGTAGTGGTTGTAAGTATTATTACATCATTTCCGTCGGTTGTTTTTTTTGGGCAACCCTTCGAACAATATCATCCATTATATGACAACAGGAACTGGGTAATCAATCACGACGTTACAGAAATTTCGGCCATTTCGTGGCTTAAAACAAACGACGCAAAAGGGATCATTGGAACAGACAGCTATGTGGGATATGCAGCTCGGGCAATTCTGATTACGGATCCCCTTCCTGTCGACTCATTATATTCGTTTGTAAGAAGTCAGGGATATTCCCATGATGCAGATATTAATTCAGATAATCGTTATCTGATTGTTATCTCACGGATGAATAAATATCTGGAATTTGGAGCCCAGTGGCTTAAAGAGAAGAAATCCCTGGAAGAAACGGATCTCAGGAGAATTAATGATGATTGTAACAAACTGTATGACAATGGGAAAGCGATAATATATTCCTTTTCAACTCCCTGTTGCTGGATCCCTCCATCATAA
- a CDS encoding DUF1616 domain-containing protein — protein sequence MNSPKPEQENDLLSSLKGKSGLPWDMKIVLLWAALCIVSIYTPVINQSFLRLILALPMILFIPGFVLLAVLFPDSNDIDTIERIVLSLGASIVITPLIGLCLNFTPWGIRLDPLLISLSAVIVVLVIIAGIRRNRISPESRYSFPVPEIRQTVQNELALRNGSKRDKILFFTGIFAIGMVILSAALVITLPKPGEKFSEFYILGENRTADSYPRAVTPDISYPMYVGIGNHEFRNVNYTVEVYLVPKQVNETIIAPSQPATLLVKTYSVMISHNETSVIPFDLIVPDENYTRIDFLLFDEMPPGHDVTGLDRVNASYRNLHLGFNATSPFQSNRTPAIR from the coding sequence ATGAATTCCCCAAAACCGGAGCAGGAAAACGATCTCCTGTCTTCCCTTAAAGGCAAATCCGGATTGCCATGGGATATGAAAATTGTTCTGCTCTGGGCCGCTCTTTGTATCGTAAGTATCTATACGCCCGTGATCAACCAGTCATTTCTCCGGTTAATCCTGGCTCTTCCAATGATTCTTTTCATTCCGGGATTTGTGCTGTTGGCAGTATTATTTCCGGATTCCAATGACATTGATACAATTGAGCGGATTGTACTTTCCCTTGGTGCCAGTATCGTTATTACCCCGTTAATCGGACTCTGCCTGAATTTTACCCCTTGGGGGATACGATTGGATCCTCTCCTCATTTCTCTCTCCGCAGTAATCGTGGTGCTCGTTATCATCGCGGGAATCCGCCGGAACCGAATATCTCCCGAATCCCGGTATTCCTTTCCTGTTCCGGAAATCCGGCAAACGGTACAGAACGAATTGGCATTACGGAATGGATCAAAAAGAGATAAAATCCTGTTTTTTACAGGTATTTTCGCAATTGGGATGGTAATTCTTTCAGCAGCTCTTGTTATCACCTTACCAAAACCCGGCGAAAAGTTCTCGGAATTTTATATTCTCGGAGAAAACAGGACTGCCGATTCGTATCCCCGTGCGGTCACTCCGGATATTTCGTATCCAATGTATGTCGGTATTGGCAACCACGAGTTCCGGAATGTAAACTATACGGTTGAAGTATATCTTGTACCGAAACAGGTGAATGAAACAATTATTGCGCCATCGCAGCCCGCGACGCTCCTTGTAAAGACGTATTCTGTCATGATTAGTCATAATGAAACTTCGGTAATTCCGTTTGATCTGATTGTCCCGGACGAGAATTACACCCGTATTGATTTTCTGCTCTTCGATGAGATGCCCCCGGGTCACGATGTTACCGGACTTGACCGTGTGAATGCAAGTTACCGTAATCTTCACCTGGGGTTCAATGCTACCTCGCCGTTTCAATCGAATAGAACCCCCGCGATTCGGTAA
- a CDS encoding glycosyltransferase family 4 protein encodes MKILRVVSDLYPSVVGGIGIHAHQMSTAQAQRGHEVTVLTLNQKRLTDNELINGYRVVRFTSYLTICGNAFAPGLILEIMKKRRAVEIIHAHSHLFFSTNICALARICHSAPLVITNHGLISASAPGWLNTLYKHTFSRATFHIADHIICYTDIEKENIEKLGIDARKISVIHNGVDTTLFTPEPSEKHSDKKQILWVGRFVAGKGVEYLIEAFFQVLKKRPGTHLVLVGVGPEKPAIEDRIRKLHLQSSVTFIDYLNNEELPGVYQDSDVFVLPSLMEGVPRTILEAMACGVPIVTTNLPHLVGIIDDAGLVVPPKEPALLSNAILTILDNAPFAEKMGERGRRRIEQEYSWDDTVGKTLELYESVMGSRT; translated from the coding sequence ATGAAGATCCTCCGCGTTGTCAGCGACCTTTATCCATCTGTTGTGGGGGGGATCGGGATTCATGCACACCAGATGTCCACTGCCCAGGCGCAACGGGGTCATGAGGTAACAGTCCTCACATTGAATCAGAAACGATTGACGGATAACGAACTGATCAACGGGTACCGGGTTGTACGCTTCACCAGTTATCTCACGATATGCGGGAATGCATTTGCGCCCGGTTTAATCCTGGAAATAATGAAAAAAAGAAGAGCAGTTGAGATCATTCACGCACATTCCCACCTGTTTTTTTCAACAAATATCTGCGCCCTGGCACGAATCTGTCATTCTGCACCCCTCGTAATTACCAATCACGGACTCATATCCGCCAGTGCACCGGGATGGTTGAATACCCTCTATAAACACACGTTTTCACGGGCGACTTTTCATATTGCAGACCATATCATCTGTTATACCGATATCGAGAAAGAAAATATTGAAAAACTGGGTATCGATGCCAGGAAGATATCGGTTATTCATAATGGTGTTGACACCACTCTTTTCACACCAGAACCTTCTGAAAAACATTCAGACAAAAAACAGATTCTCTGGGTAGGGAGATTTGTCGCAGGGAAGGGTGTGGAATATCTTATCGAAGCATTTTTTCAGGTCTTAAAAAAAAGGCCCGGTACACACCTGGTTCTCGTTGGAGTTGGCCCGGAGAAGCCGGCAATTGAAGACAGGATAAGAAAACTGCACCTTCAATCGTCAGTGACATTCATCGATTATCTGAACAATGAAGAACTTCCCGGAGTATACCAGGATTCGGATGTATTTGTATTGCCAAGCCTTATGGAAGGTGTGCCAAGGACGATCCTTGAAGCGATGGCATGTGGTGTTCCGATCGTAACTACCAATCTTCCCCACCTTGTAGGTATTATCGATGATGCCGGATTAGTTGTTCCTCCAAAAGAACCAGCGTTACTATCCAATGCGATTCTGACGATTCTTGACAATGCACCTTTTGCTGAAAAAATGGGAGAACGAGGGCGACGCAGGATTGAACAGGAATATTCGTGGGATGACACGGTGGGAAAGACTCTTGAATTATATGAGTCGGTGATGGGTAGTCGCACTTAA
- a CDS encoding methyltransferase domain-containing protein, translating into MDKINHQMKKTIGKKTLIQSIWDFIGIPFRLVLFDQKWLYRCKWTTLEEERMNIVLPHIRGYLLDIGAGPNALVRRYGNGVGVDVLDWGGGGLIVEDTSKLPFPDNSFDTVTIIAALNHISNRQSVLHEVRRVIKPEGRLILTMINPVLGDIGHAIWWYSEDKQRGGMAVGEVGGIWTKDLVGMCSEEGFTLEIHRRFVYGMNNFYIFKIQK; encoded by the coding sequence ATGGATAAAATAAACCATCAGATGAAAAAGACAATAGGAAAAAAAACGCTAATCCAATCAATCTGGGATTTTATCGGTATTCCGTTCAGACTCGTCCTTTTCGATCAAAAATGGTTGTACCGCTGTAAATGGACAACCCTCGAAGAAGAACGCATGAATATTGTTCTCCCTCATATCCGAGGATATTTACTCGACATCGGTGCAGGACCGAATGCCTTAGTCAGGCGATATGGTAATGGCGTCGGTGTAGATGTTTTGGATTGGGGTGGAGGAGGATTAATCGTAGAGGATACTTCAAAATTACCGTTCCCGGATAACTCCTTTGACACCGTGACGATTATTGCCGCGTTAAATCACATTTCCAACCGACAGTCCGTATTACATGAAGTCCGTCGTGTAATAAAACCGGAAGGCCGTTTGATACTTACCATGATCAACCCTGTTCTCGGAGATATTGGGCATGCAATCTGGTGGTATAGCGAGGATAAGCAGCGGGGGGGCATGGCAGTGGGGGAAGTTGGCGGGATATGGACAAAGGATCTGGTCGGAATGTGTTCTGAAGAAGGGTTCACTCTAGAAATTCATCGAAGATTCGTGTATGGAATGAATAATTTTTATATATTTAAAATTCAAAAATAA
- a CDS encoding radical SAM protein, producing MRIALLLSPFTNIYGKFQYIYRKGFLNPPLGFAYIAAAAEKHGHSVIIIDAESENIMIEDIISKVSEFSPDIIGYTVTSPTFDLTTEFAKKIKNTFPTVPTVVGGVHLAIFQKSVLEENPVYDFGIIGDGEEAVPELLSAIAKNGDFSTVKGLIWRKEGVVIQNEIRIPEKNLDKYPLPARHLLKNELYLRNVPHKGYVVSASVMASRGCPYDCIYCAVKKIPNGTMVRFRSPQNILDELTYIVKTLKITHIMFNDDCLTFRKVELLELCDLIKKSGLQFTWEGLSRADRVDRELLREMKSSGLIRLSFGIESGNQKILDVLQKHETLAEIRMGIQIAHEEGIITRGSVIVGSPYETSKEVEDTFRFINSIDELDEVVINIMQPYPGTKVRDMIVNGEGGTRMVQAEFSDLRRFGSASIEVNDLTADKLVSLQREGLKRFFCRPKKMIRLMMINHPFALVSDAIGAIRSLWG from the coding sequence ATGAGAATTGCATTGCTCCTTTCCCCGTTCACAAATATCTATGGTAAATTCCAGTATATTTACCGGAAAGGGTTTCTCAACCCGCCTCTTGGATTTGCATATATTGCTGCAGCGGCTGAAAAACATGGCCATTCTGTCATTATTATCGACGCCGAATCTGAAAATATTATGATTGAGGACATCATATCAAAAGTTTCTGAATTCAGCCCGGACATAATCGGGTATACGGTTACTTCACCCACCTTTGACCTGACAACGGAATTTGCAAAAAAAATTAAAAATACGTTCCCAACGGTTCCCACAGTTGTCGGTGGTGTTCATCTGGCAATTTTCCAAAAATCCGTGCTTGAAGAGAATCCTGTGTATGATTTCGGGATCATTGGTGACGGTGAAGAGGCAGTTCCGGAACTTCTTTCCGCAATTGCAAAAAATGGGGACTTCTCAACTGTGAAGGGACTGATCTGGCGTAAGGAAGGGGTCGTCATCCAGAATGAAATCCGTATTCCGGAAAAAAATCTTGATAAATACCCGCTTCCTGCACGACATCTCCTGAAAAACGAATTATATCTTCGGAATGTTCCCCATAAAGGGTATGTTGTATCCGCATCTGTGATGGCTTCGAGAGGTTGCCCGTATGATTGTATATATTGCGCTGTGAAAAAGATCCCAAATGGTACTATGGTCAGGTTCCGCAGTCCCCAAAATATTTTGGATGAGTTGACCTATATCGTAAAAACCCTGAAAATCACACATATCATGTTCAACGATGATTGTCTTACCTTCCGGAAGGTGGAGCTTCTTGAACTATGCGATTTAATCAAAAAATCCGGATTACAGTTTACCTGGGAGGGATTGTCAAGGGCCGATCGTGTGGACAGAGAATTACTCCGGGAAATGAAATCATCAGGATTAATCCGACTTAGTTTCGGTATTGAAAGCGGCAACCAGAAAATCCTCGATGTCCTCCAAAAACACGAAACTCTTGCGGAAATCCGAATGGGGATCCAAATTGCTCATGAGGAGGGAATCATTACCCGTGGATCTGTAATTGTCGGAAGCCCCTACGAAACCAGTAAAGAAGTTGAAGATACGTTCAGGTTCATTAATTCAATCGATGAACTCGACGAAGTTGTTATCAATATCATGCAGCCCTATCCCGGGACAAAAGTTCGTGACATGATTGTGAATGGGGAGGGGGGTACCCGGATGGTTCAGGCAGAATTCTCAGATTTACGGAGATTCGGGAGCGCATCAATTGAGGTAAACGATCTCACCGCGGATAAACTCGTCTCACTCCAACGTGAAGGTTTGAAGAGGTTTTTTTGCCGGCCAAAAAAGATGATTAGGTTGATGATGATAAATCACCCTTTTGCGTTGGTGTCTGATGCCATCGGTGCAATCCGAAGCCTCTGGGGTTAA
- the asnB gene encoding asparagine synthase (glutamine-hydrolyzing), producing the protein MCGISGIYRFDGNNVDYSLLKQMTDSVAHRGPDDDGQYIDKNVGLGHRRLSIIDLSSRGRQPISNEDGSVWIVYNGEIYNYRVLRDSLIQKGHRFSTDTDTEVIVHSYEEYGRDCLHYLKGMFGFAIWDSINKKMFLARDRLGIKPLFYYRDENKLLFGSEIKCLLCDPTRPQKVNLEALHHFLSLNYVPAPLTLFEGIRQLMPGQYMLVSKDGIEIKDYWDIRFTESQKKPLSCYEDTLDQILKRSVEQMMVSDVPFGVFLSGGLDSSTVTYYMSKILNKPVKSFSIGFEEESYNELNKARIVADHCGTDHFEEVVRPDNLEKLLPELVYHAEEPLADASMVPMYYLSKLASSHVKMVLCGDGADEIFAGYETYAAHHAVKAYRVIPSVIRKKVVLPIVDSLPVSDKKISLDYKVKRFVRGAEFDPEKAHYYWRIIFDENEKRKMYSDCIREKNAGLDTYEMTYMKYFLKTDANNPIDRLLYADTRFYLPNDMLVKVDRMSMAHSLEVRVPFLDHELVEYMATVPASLKLKNYTTKKYLLKRIVRDKLPRTIVHQKKQGFNLPVGLWIKTYLKDYAFQVLSDEQIKEMGYFRYNFINKTLSDHMSGRKDNGYQIWGLMTLSLWWERYIARDQ; encoded by the coding sequence ATGTGTGGCATATCGGGCATCTATCGCTTTGATGGGAATAATGTTGATTATTCCCTTCTAAAACAGATGACAGATTCTGTCGCTCACCGTGGACCAGATGATGATGGGCAATATATTGATAAAAATGTAGGTCTTGGACACCGCAGGTTAAGTATTATAGATCTTTCATCCCGGGGCAGGCAACCGATCTCAAATGAAGATGGTTCGGTTTGGATCGTATATAACGGAGAAATTTACAATTACCGGGTATTACGGGATTCATTGATTCAAAAAGGGCACCGGTTTTCCACAGATACCGACACGGAAGTAATTGTCCATTCCTATGAGGAGTATGGACGTGATTGTCTGCATTACCTGAAAGGTATGTTCGGGTTTGCAATCTGGGACAGTATTAACAAAAAAATGTTTCTTGCTCGGGATCGCCTTGGAATTAAACCCTTATTTTATTACCGGGATGAGAACAAACTGCTGTTTGGTTCAGAAATTAAATGTCTTCTCTGTGATCCGACTCGGCCACAAAAAGTTAACTTAGAAGCCCTGCATCATTTTTTATCCCTGAATTATGTTCCTGCACCATTAACGCTCTTTGAGGGTATCCGTCAGCTTATGCCAGGCCAATATATGCTGGTGTCAAAAGATGGGATTGAGATAAAGGACTATTGGGATATCAGATTCACCGAATCTCAGAAAAAACCCCTTAGTTGCTATGAAGACACTCTTGATCAGATACTAAAACGGTCTGTTGAACAGATGATGGTGAGTGATGTTCCATTCGGGGTATTTTTAAGCGGGGGCCTTGATTCAAGCACAGTGACATATTACATGTCCAAAATTCTCAATAAACCAGTAAAATCATTTTCCATTGGTTTCGAAGAAGAATCTTATAATGAACTGAACAAGGCAAGAATTGTTGCGGATCACTGCGGAACAGATCATTTTGAAGAAGTTGTCAGACCCGATAATCTTGAAAAATTATTGCCGGAACTGGTATACCATGCAGAAGAACCTCTTGCTGATGCATCGATGGTACCGATGTATTACTTATCAAAACTCGCTTCAAGCCATGTTAAAATGGTATTATGCGGGGATGGTGCCGATGAGATTTTCGCAGGTTATGAAACATATGCTGCACATCATGCAGTGAAGGCCTATCGGGTGATTCCCTCGGTTATCAGAAAAAAAGTAGTATTACCCATTGTGGATTCACTTCCCGTTTCAGACAAGAAAATCAGTCTTGATTATAAAGTAAAACGGTTTGTTCGCGGCGCAGAATTTGATCCGGAAAAGGCGCATTATTATTGGCGTATCATATTTGATGAGAATGAAAAGCGGAAGATGTATTCAGATTGTATTCGTGAAAAAAATGCCGGACTGGATACCTATGAAATGACATATATGAAGTATTTCTTGAAAACGGATGCAAATAATCCCATTGACCGGCTGCTTTATGCCGATACACGGTTTTACCTTCCTAATGATATGCTGGTGAAAGTGGACCGGATGAGTATGGCGCATTCATTGGAAGTCCGTGTGCCATTTCTGGATCATGAACTTGTTGAGTATATGGCAACGGTTCCGGCATCATTAAAATTAAAAAATTACACAACAAAAAAGTATCTTCTGAAACGTATTGTCAGGGATAAACTGCCAAGAACGATTGTCCATCAGAAAAAGCAGGGATTTAATCTCCCTGTAGGATTATGGATTAAGACGTACCTGAAGGATTATGCATTTCAGGTTTTATCCGATGAACAGATAAAAGAAATGGGGTATTTCAGATACAATTTCATCAATAAAACACTATCAGACCATATGTCTGGCAGGAAGGATAACGGCTATCAGATATGGGGATTGATGACCCTCAGTCTGTGGTGGGAAAGATATATTGCGAGAGACCAATGA